A window of Chloroflexota bacterium contains these coding sequences:
- the trpD gene encoding anthranilate phosphoribosyltransferase: MIKDAIARLVERQSLSAEEAEGVMGEIMHGEATPAQIAGYLTALRMKGETVEEIAGSARAMKAHAVRVEVGREGLVDTCGTGGDGAHTFNISTAAALVVAGAGLPVAKHGNRSASSRCGSADLMEALGVKIDLGPQQVARCIEEVGIGFLFAPHFHPAMRYAAPVRKELGVRTIFNILGPLVNPASPSVQLLGVFSAELTAPLAQVLSQLGTRRALVVNSGDGLDELSTTGPNQISELEGGRVRTYTQDPQELGLPRARIQDLVGGGVEENCRITLAVLGGEKGPRRDVVLLNAGAVLYAAGKAPDLRHSLGLAAWAVDSGAARKKLEELVAFTKGLGK, encoded by the coding sequence ATGATAAAGGACGCCATTGCCCGCCTGGTAGAAAGGCAGTCCCTCAGCGCGGAGGAGGCGGAGGGGGTGATGGGGGAGATTATGCACGGGGAGGCCACCCCTGCGCAGATAGCGGGCTACCTCACCGCCCTCAGGATGAAGGGGGAGACGGTAGAGGAGATTGCCGGCTCCGCCCGGGCTATGAAGGCCCATGCCGTCAGGGTGGAGGTGGGGCGTGAGGGCCTTGTGGATACCTGTGGGACAGGCGGGGACGGGGCCCACACCTTCAACATCTCCACCGCCGCCGCCCTGGTAGTGGCCGGGGCGGGCCTTCCGGTGGCCAAGCACGGCAACCGCTCCGCGTCCTCCCGCTGCGGCTCGGCGGACCTCATGGAGGCACTGGGGGTGAAGATAGACCTGGGCCCCCAGCAGGTGGCCCGCTGTATAGAGGAGGTGGGGATAGGCTTCCTCTTTGCCCCTCACTTCCACCCCGCCATGAGATATGCTGCCCCGGTGAGAAAGGAACTTGGGGTGCGCACCATCTTCAACATCCTGGGGCCTCTGGTAAATCCTGCTTCCCCTTCCGTTCAGCTCCTGGGGGTCTTCAGCGCGGAGCTCACTGCCCCCCTGGCCCAGGTGCTCTCTCAACTGGGCACCCGCAGGGCCCTGGTGGTCAATAGCGGAGATGGCCTGGATGAGCTCTCCACCACCGGCCCGAACCAGATTAGCGAGCTGGAGGGGGGCAGGGTGAGGACCTATACCCAGGACCCGCAGGAACTGGGCCTGCCGCGGGCCCGCATTCAGGATTTAGTTGGGGGGGGTGTGGAGGAGAACTGCCGCATTACCCTGGCGGTGCTGGGGGGGGAAAAGGGGCCGAGAAGGGATGTGGTCCTGCTCAACGCGGGGGCGGTGCTATACGCGGCGGGGAAGGCGCCCGACCTCAGACATAGCCTGGGCCTGGCAGCCTGGGCCGTAGACAGCGGGGCTGCCAGGAAGAAGCTGGAGGAGCTGGTGGCTTTTACCAAGGGGCTGGGGAAATGA
- the trpE gene encoding anthranilate synthase component I produces the protein MYIPDLATFQKAYDGRLFPVFRELRADLETPVSVFLKLCRQAPSFLLESVEKGEQVGRYSFIGNAPSLVLEVRGEEAVVRRGAQVEKVSLSASFDPLHLLRDLLQGHQVVRVAGMPRFMGGAVGYLGYDTVRYFEDLPPCPRDELGLPDAVFMFVDTLVIFDHVKQQMKVLSCCHSHQEGVEKIEEVMEALASPLLPEGLPSLGKGGGLKSDVTPQEYMERVRRAKEYILAGDVFQVVLSHRLRRQTQAHPFAIYRALRRLNPSPYMFYMDFGPFQLIGSSPEMLARLEGVQAETRPIAGTRPRGRTLEEDEATGRELLADHKERAEHVMLVDLGRNDLGRVCRFGTVGVPLYMGLEKYSHVIHIVSSVQGELREGEDAFSLLRSCFPAGTLTGAPKIRAMEIITEMEGTRRGPYGGAVGYFGFDGSMDTCITIRTIVKKGDTVYLQGGAGIVADSRPEGEYDESMKKMEALARAVEMAEAGI, from the coding sequence ATGTACATACCGGACCTGGCCACTTTTCAGAAGGCCTATGATGGCCGCCTCTTCCCGGTTTTCCGGGAGCTGCGGGCAGACCTGGAGACGCCCGTCTCCGTTTTCCTCAAGCTCTGCCGCCAGGCCCCCTCCTTCCTCCTGGAGAGTGTGGAAAAGGGGGAGCAGGTGGGCCGCTACTCCTTTATCGGAAATGCCCCATCTCTGGTCCTGGAGGTGAGGGGGGAGGAGGCGGTGGTCCGCAGGGGGGCGCAGGTGGAGAAGGTGTCCCTTTCCGCGAGCTTTGACCCCCTCCACCTCCTCAGGGACCTTCTCCAGGGCCACCAGGTAGTGAGGGTAGCGGGGATGCCCCGGTTCATGGGCGGGGCGGTGGGCTACCTGGGGTATGACACGGTCCGCTATTTTGAGGACCTCCCTCCCTGCCCCCGGGACGAGCTGGGCCTCCCCGATGCCGTCTTCATGTTCGTGGATACCCTGGTCATCTTTGACCATGTGAAGCAGCAGATGAAGGTCCTCTCCTGCTGTCACTCCCACCAGGAGGGGGTGGAGAAGATAGAGGAGGTGATGGAGGCCCTGGCCTCACCACTGCTCCCGGAAGGGCTCCCCTCCTTGGGGAAAGGGGGTGGCCTGAAATCCGATGTTACCCCTCAGGAGTACATGGAGAGGGTGAGGAGGGCCAAGGAGTATATCCTCGCCGGGGACGTTTTCCAGGTGGTCCTCTCCCACAGGCTGAGGCGTCAGACACAGGCCCATCCCTTCGCCATCTACCGGGCCTTGAGAAGGCTCAACCCCTCCCCTTACATGTTCTACATGGACTTCGGCCCCTTTCAGCTCATCGGCTCTTCTCCGGAGATGCTGGCAAGGCTGGAGGGCGTACAGGCGGAGACCCGTCCCATCGCCGGCACCCGGCCCAGGGGCAGGACCCTCGAGGAGGACGAGGCCACGGGACGGGAGCTCCTCGCCGACCACAAGGAGAGGGCGGAGCATGTGATGCTGGTGGACCTGGGACGCAATGACCTGGGGCGGGTCTGCCGCTTCGGCACGGTGGGGGTGCCCCTCTATATGGGCCTGGAGAAGTATTCCCATGTTATCCACATAGTCTCCTCGGTCCAGGGGGAGCTGAGGGAGGGGGAGGATGCCTTCAGCCTACTCCGCTCCTGCTTCCCCGCCGGGACCCTTACCGGGGCCCCCAAAATAAGGGCCATGGAGATAATCACCGAGATGGAAGGGACCCGCCGGGGCCCCTACGGCGGGGCGGTGGGCTATTTCGGCTTTGACGGCAGTATGGATACCTGTATCACCATCCGCACCATCGTGAAAAAGGGCGATACGGTCTACCTCCAGGGAGGGGCAGGCATTGTGGCCGACTCCCGCCCTGAAGGGGAGTATGACGAGAGCATGAAGAAGATGGAGGCCCTGGCCAGAGCGGTGGAGATGGCGGAGGCCGGCATATGA
- a CDS encoding FAD-dependent oxidoreductase — protein MAGQLSRVAVIGGGPAGSFFALYLIHFARERGLTPEVHIYEPRDFGLAGPRGCNRCAGILSLSLLRNIGELGLEVPPEVIQARISTYALQSPYDYMEIQTPSPGGEIYSVYRGSGPLRFPLHPSVSFDSYLLGVAKSWGAWVLPYRVGALRLHPRPAAEVLGEWVEYDLVVLATGVNSLPLSGEGLAYQPPRTHRMAQDELRARKEDVQEAFEGRVRVFLFPHSDLVFGTLVPKGPFINVSLLGRKGPPSVKEFLSHPLVKEALPFPYEQACGCRPLISVGLARNPVGEGFVAVGDAAATRLYKDGIGSALLTARQAAHTAVHYGTTAWAFARHYLPFIQAIQRDNSYGRLLFSLHSRLKDSRSFFMAHARLVGEGSPRPGPRPYHRVMWGMFTGSYSYREILGTTLRPSFIPRLSLQALREKLRGRRLGPCRVLILGGGFGGVYTALHLEGALGKQPVDITLVSRENFFLFTPLLHEVATGGIETRHIAYPIRSLRGKRRFSFIRAEVEAVDLEKKMVRTDRGLLPYDYLVLALGSVTDTRQLPATAPHVFTLKTLNDGMVIRNHLISLFEEADANPGGGGLLTFAVAGGGATGVQFIAEMRDFIFRFLLKNYPRVDPKKVRLLLVQNQDRLLEDMHPSLAAYALQVLRKKGIEVWLGSKVTRVLPGAVEINGEEIISTRTLVWTAGVRASPVVEALPVEKDSLGRVKVNRYLEVPGFPGVYALGDNASFINPATGSPLPTRAHIAVRQPRVVARNILADLFGGRKRPCPVPWMAETVSLGSRGAGMELLGLRLFGLPARFLWLVSYLLLVPSVYVRTRVLLDWLLALIFGRDTTLIRLR, from the coding sequence ATGGCCGGTCAGCTTTCTCGGGTGGCGGTTATCGGTGGGGGGCCGGCGGGGAGCTTCTTCGCCCTCTACCTCATCCACTTTGCCCGGGAGCGGGGCCTGACCCCGGAGGTCCATATTTATGAGCCCCGGGACTTCGGCCTGGCCGGGCCCAGGGGGTGCAACCGCTGTGCCGGCATCCTCTCCCTCTCCCTCCTGCGGAATATTGGGGAACTGGGCCTGGAGGTCCCCCCGGAGGTTATCCAGGCCCGCATTTCTACCTATGCCCTTCAAAGCCCCTATGATTACATGGAGATTCAAACCCCTTCTCCGGGGGGGGAGATATACAGTGTCTATCGGGGTTCGGGGCCCCTGCGCTTTCCCCTCCATCCCAGTGTCAGCTTTGATAGCTATCTCCTGGGGGTGGCGAAAAGCTGGGGTGCCTGGGTGTTGCCCTATCGGGTTGGGGCCCTGCGCCTTCATCCCCGCCCGGCAGCGGAGGTGTTAGGGGAGTGGGTAGAATATGACCTGGTGGTCCTGGCCACCGGGGTTAACTCTTTGCCCCTCTCCGGGGAAGGACTGGCCTACCAGCCCCCCCGAACCCATCGCATGGCCCAGGATGAGCTGCGGGCCCGAAAGGAGGATGTCCAGGAAGCCTTTGAGGGCAGGGTGAGGGTCTTTCTCTTCCCCCACTCCGACCTGGTCTTCGGCACCCTCGTCCCCAAGGGCCCCTTCATCAATGTCTCCCTCCTGGGCAGGAAGGGCCCCCCCTCGGTGAAGGAGTTCCTCTCGCACCCTCTGGTGAAGGAGGCCCTGCCCTTCCCCTATGAGCAGGCCTGCGGTTGCCGCCCCCTTATCTCGGTGGGCCTGGCCCGTAACCCGGTGGGGGAAGGCTTTGTGGCGGTAGGGGATGCCGCCGCCACCCGGCTCTACAAAGACGGTATCGGCTCTGCCCTCCTCACCGCTCGCCAGGCGGCCCATACTGCCGTCCACTATGGCACCACGGCCTGGGCCTTTGCCCGGCACTACCTGCCTTTCATCCAGGCCATCCAGCGGGACAATAGCTATGGCCGTCTCCTTTTCTCCCTCCACTCCCGGCTCAAGGACTCCCGTAGCTTTTTCATGGCCCACGCCCGGCTGGTGGGGGAGGGGAGCCCCCGCCCCGGTCCCAGGCCCTACCACCGGGTGATGTGGGGGATGTTCACCGGGAGCTATAGCTACAGGGAAATCCTGGGGACCACCTTGAGGCCCTCCTTTATCCCCCGTCTCAGCCTTCAGGCCTTGAGGGAGAAGCTCCGGGGGAGAAGGCTGGGCCCTTGCCGGGTCCTCATCCTGGGGGGAGGCTTCGGTGGGGTATATACTGCCCTCCACCTGGAAGGGGCCTTGGGAAAACAGCCCGTGGACATTACTCTGGTGAGCCGGGAGAACTTTTTCCTCTTCACCCCACTTCTCCATGAGGTAGCTACGGGGGGCATTGAGACCCGTCACATCGCCTACCCCATCCGCAGCCTGCGGGGCAAGAGACGTTTCTCCTTCATCCGGGCGGAGGTGGAGGCCGTGGACCTGGAGAAGAAGATGGTCCGCACCGACCGGGGGCTTTTGCCATATGACTACCTGGTTCTGGCCCTGGGGAGCGTTACCGATACCCGCCAGCTCCCCGCCACCGCCCCCCATGTCTTCACCCTCAAGACTCTCAACGACGGCATGGTCATCAGGAACCATCTCATCTCCCTTTTTGAGGAGGCGGATGCTAATCCGGGAGGGGGGGGACTCTTGACCTTTGCCGTGGCCGGGGGTGGGGCCACCGGGGTCCAGTTCATCGCCGAGATGAGGGACTTCATCTTCCGTTTTCTCCTGAAAAATTACCCCAGGGTGGACCCGAAGAAGGTCCGTCTCCTTCTTGTCCAGAACCAGGACCGCCTTCTGGAGGACATGCATCCCAGCCTGGCTGCCTACGCCCTCCAGGTGCTGAGGAAGAAGGGGATTGAAGTCTGGCTGGGCTCAAAGGTCACCCGGGTCCTGCCTGGGGCTGTGGAGATAAATGGCGAGGAGATAATATCCACCCGCACCCTGGTGTGGACGGCGGGGGTCCGGGCCAGCCCGGTGGTGGAGGCCCTGCCTGTGGAGAAAGACTCTCTGGGGCGGGTGAAGGTCAACCGCTACCTGGAGGTGCCGGGTTTCCCCGGTGTCTATGCCCTGGGGGATAATGCCTCTTTTATTAACCCGGCCACAGGTTCTCCCCTCCCCACCCGGGCCCACATCGCCGTCCGCCAGCCCCGGGTTGTGGCGCGTAATATCCTGGCCGACCTCTTCGGGGGCAGGAAGCGCCCCTGCCCTGTCCCCTGGATGGCAGAGACGGTCTCCCTGGGCAGTCGGGGGGCGGGGATGGAACTCCTGGGCCTTCGCCTCTTTGGCCTGCCCGCCCGCTTTCTGTGGCTGGTGAGCTACCTGTTGCTGGTCCCCAGCGTTTATGTGCGCACCCGAGTCCTGCTGGACTGGCTCCTGGCCCTCATCTTCGGCCGGGATACCACCCTCATCCGCCTGCGCTAG
- the recF gene encoding DNA replication/repair protein RecF: MVITHLSLSQFRNYRALELDLPQGVLVFQGDNAQGKTNLLEAPYLLATIRSHRAENERELISLGAQEHWARLTAEARTSQGRLLLEMVIQETSPSGVKKRLRVNGVPRSASASVGLLAQALFSPEDIDLVGGAPALRRRFLDILGSQMEGRYLVSLRRYQKVLAQRNHLLRLTGEGKAGEGELVFWDRELVASGSFIIQARRRLVDALSPRAQEAHRALAEEDLSIRYQPFVDEGAFARALEEGRGREIGAGMTLVGPHRDDILLEVGGVEAGAFASRGQQRTIALSLRLGEGGLLWQKRGESPVLLLDDVFSELDAPRRGRLLQALVSYQQVFITTTDLDRLPPDLLSRAIIYQIKAGTVQRL; the protein is encoded by the coding sequence TTGGTCATCACCCATCTTAGCCTGAGCCAGTTCCGCAACTACCGGGCCCTGGAGCTGGACCTGCCCCAGGGGGTCCTGGTATTTCAGGGGGACAATGCCCAGGGGAAGACCAATCTCCTGGAGGCCCCTTATCTCCTGGCCACCATCCGCAGCCACCGGGCGGAAAACGAACGGGAGCTCATCTCCCTGGGGGCCCAGGAGCACTGGGCCAGGCTCACGGCCGAGGCGCGAACCTCCCAGGGACGCCTTCTCCTGGAGATGGTCATCCAGGAGACCTCCCCCTCTGGAGTGAAGAAGCGCCTTCGGGTGAACGGGGTGCCCCGGTCGGCCAGTGCCTCGGTGGGACTTCTGGCCCAGGCCCTCTTCTCTCCGGAGGACATCGACCTTGTGGGGGGGGCTCCGGCCCTCCGACGGCGCTTCCTGGACATCCTGGGCTCTCAGATGGAGGGCCGCTATCTCGTTTCCCTCCGGCGCTACCAGAAGGTGCTGGCCCAGCGCAACCACCTCCTACGCCTTACGGGAGAAGGGAAGGCGGGGGAGGGTGAACTTGTCTTCTGGGACAGGGAGTTGGTGGCCTCGGGGAGTTTCATCATCCAGGCCCGCCGCCGGCTGGTGGACGCCCTCTCGCCCCGTGCCCAGGAGGCCCACCGCGCCCTTGCCGAGGAAGACCTGAGCATCAGATACCAGCCTTTTGTGGACGAGGGCGCCTTTGCCCGGGCCCTGGAGGAGGGCCGGGGGAGGGAGATAGGGGCGGGGATGACCCTGGTGGGACCCCACCGGGACGACATCCTCCTGGAGGTGGGTGGGGTGGAGGCGGGGGCCTTCGCCTCCCGGGGCCAGCAGCGCACCATTGCCCTTTCCCTGAGGCTGGGGGAGGGGGGCCTTCTGTGGCAGAAGCGGGGGGAGAGCCCGGTCCTCCTCCTGGATGATGTCTTCTCGGAGCTGGATGCCCCCCGCCGGGGGCGGCTCCTCCAGGCCCTGGTCTCCTACCAGCAGGTCTTCATCACCACCACCGACCTTGACCGCCTGCCCCCGGACCTTCTCTCCCGTGCCATCATCTACCAGATAAAGGCCGGCACTGTCCAGCGCCTCTAG
- a CDS encoding MerR family transcriptional regulator yields the protein MQNRPVYPIGIVSELLNAHRETLRVWERHGIIRPQRRKGKRFYSDNDLKRLQFIQRLQKKGLKLPAISHFLQLYPCWHIDDCPVCMHRSKYAGCSRLCWKEEGTCCLVSSNEDLCASCQYRRQEEQLGGAAVNAEK from the coding sequence ATGCAGAATCGGCCGGTTTATCCGATAGGTATAGTTTCAGAGTTGCTGAACGCGCATCGGGAGACCCTCCGCGTATGGGAAAGGCACGGGATAATTCGGCCACAGAGGAGAAAGGGCAAACGGTTCTATTCTGATAACGACCTGAAGCGATTGCAGTTCATTCAGAGGTTGCAGAAGAAAGGGCTGAAGTTACCAGCCATCTCCCACTTTCTTCAGCTTTATCCCTGTTGGCACATAGACGATTGTCCAGTTTGCATGCACCGCTCTAAATATGCTGGCTGTTCAAGACTCTGCTGGAAAGAGGAGGGGACATGCTGCCTGGTATCTTCTAACGAAGACCTGTGCGCCAGTTGTCAATATCGCCGACAGGAAGAGCAGCTCGGAGGCGCAGCAGTAAACGCAGAGAAATGA
- a CDS encoding histone deacetylase family protein, with the protein MKVIFHPDYLLVYSFDPAAEAGRIQAILQELQGFYEFVKPEPAKEEDIRAVHTQSLIGRTFLDPGEVLAHGAAGGASPFTGELYRIAPLAAGGAILAAELAVQGQVTFALIRPPGSHASADSSYGHCYLNNIAIAVAKLLDEKKIERALIVDFDVHPGDGTEAIFRDDGRVTFYDLPSELEDRTQQLESLEDFLKGKTDYDILAVSAGFDGAKEEGGAGVLETEDFTTIGRLLKEAAERNSGGKRFAVLEGGYNQQVLGKNVKAFLEGFE; encoded by the coding sequence ATCAAGGTAATTTTTCACCCAGATTATCTGCTGGTCTATTCTTTCGACCCGGCTGCCGAGGCAGGGCGAATTCAAGCCATCTTGCAGGAACTTCAAGGCTTCTATGAATTCGTTAAACCCGAACCAGCCAAAGAAGAAGATATTAGAGCAGTTCATACACAGTCGCTTATTGGTCGCACTTTTCTGGACCCTGGCGAGGTTCTCGCACACGGTGCGGCTGGAGGTGCTTCTCCCTTTACGGGCGAGCTTTATAGGATTGCTCCCCTGGCAGCCGGGGGAGCAATCTTGGCTGCCGAGCTAGCGGTGCAGGGACAGGTCACTTTTGCTCTGATCAGGCCACCAGGCAGTCATGCCAGTGCTGATTCCTCTTATGGCCATTGCTACCTCAATAATATCGCCATTGCGGTCGCGAAACTGCTTGATGAGAAGAAAATAGAGAGGGCCTTGATTGTGGACTTTGATGTGCATCCTGGAGATGGGACAGAAGCCATATTTCGCGATGATGGAAGGGTTACCTTCTATGATTTGCCAAGTGAGTTAGAGGATAGAACTCAACAACTGGAAAGCCTGGAAGACTTTCTCAAAGGGAAAACTGATTACGATATCTTGGCCGTATCGGCCGGCTTTGATGGGGCAAAGGAAGAGGGCGGAGCAGGAGTATTGGAAACTGAAGATTTCACAACAATTGGCAGGCTGCTTAAAGAGGCTGCCGAGAGAAACTCGGGGGGCAAGAGGTTTGCCGTCCTGGAAGGGGGCTACAACCAGCAGGTCCTGGGCAAGAATGTAAAAGCATTCCTGGAAGGTTTTGAATAG
- a CDS encoding SMP-30/gluconolactonase/LRE family protein: MKSLAKWAGFTSIGLLFLLLIYSVVHTGAPTSPSSPPGLAEAEVPAPVPGDEAPTPVISDVSERRSFMYPEGVTTSAGGAIWITATNNEVVRLRSDNPDVELRFGSQGSGDGQFNSPFGIVVDSSGDVYVADTSNHRIQKFTSSGGFITKWGSPGSGDGEGQPAYPWSIAVDPSGNVYVADVFSHQIQKLTSSMEPITKWGSLGSGDGELNDPRAVAVDSSGNVYIADSSNNRIQKFTSSGEFITKWGSAGSGSGQFNLPAGLAVDSSGNVYVADTFNNRIQKFTSSGEFITKWGSRGSGDGELNGPRGMAVDSSGNIYATDTSNNRIQKFTSSGEFITKWGSTGSGDGQFIGPFGVAVDSSDNIYVAEVSNNRIQKFTSSGGFITKWGSPGSSDGQFRGATGVAVDASGNVYVADYLNNRIQKFTSSGGFITKRGSYGSREGELNHPMGLAVDASGNVYVADRENHRIQKFTSSGEFIAKWGSMGEGDGEFNHPMGVAVDASGNVYVADSCNNRIQKFTSSGGFIAIWGSTGFDYAQFLNPRGVAIDASGNVYVADWENRRVQEFTSSGVFITQWGTPFTISELYSLGLIQ, encoded by the coding sequence ATGAAGAGTCTAGCGAAGTGGGCAGGTTTCACCTCTATTGGCCTGCTCTTTCTGCTCCTGATTTACTCAGTTGTTCACACGGGTGCTCCAACGAGCCCTTCGAGCCCTCCCGGGCTTGCCGAAGCCGAAGTGCCCGCGCCGGTTCCAGGAGACGAAGCGCCTACGCCGGTTATATCTGACGTTTCTGAACGGCGCTCCTTTATGTATCCAGAGGGCGTAACTACATCGGCTGGTGGCGCAATTTGGATTACCGCTACCAATAATGAAGTTGTCAGGTTGCGCTCAGATAACCCTGACGTAGAGCTAAGGTTCGGCTCTCAGGGCTCGGGTGATGGCCAGTTCAACAGCCCGTTTGGCATTGTCGTTGATTCTTCGGGCGATGTCTACGTTGCAGACACTTCCAATCATCGCATCCAGAAGTTCACCAGTTCAGGGGGGTTCATCACCAAGTGGGGCTCTCCAGGTTCCGGTGACGGTGAGGGCCAGCCCGCCTACCCGTGGAGCATCGCGGTTGACCCATCGGGCAATGTCTATGTTGCCGACGTTTTCAGTCATCAAATTCAGAAGTTGACCAGTTCGATGGAGCCCATCACCAAGTGGGGCTCTTTGGGTTCTGGTGACGGCGAGCTCAACGATCCGCGTGCCGTCGCGGTTGATTCTTCGGGCAACGTCTACATCGCGGATAGTTCCAATAATCGCATCCAGAAGTTCACCAGTTCAGGGGAGTTCATCACCAAATGGGGCTCCGCGGGTTCCGGTAGTGGCCAGTTCAACCTTCCAGCGGGTTTGGCGGTTGATTCTTCGGGCAATGTGTATGTTGCCGATACTTTCAACAATCGCATCCAGAAGTTCACCAGTTCAGGGGAGTTCATCACCAAGTGGGGTTCTAGGGGTTCTGGTGACGGCGAGCTCAACGGTCCGCGTGGCATGGCGGTTGATTCTTCGGGCAATATCTACGCTACGGATACTTCCAATAATCGCATACAGAAGTTCACCAGTTCAGGGGAGTTCATCACCAAGTGGGGCTCTACGGGTTCTGGTGACGGCCAGTTCATAGGCCCGTTCGGCGTTGCAGTTGATTCCTCCGACAATATCTATGTTGCCGAGGTGAGCAATAATCGCATTCAGAAGTTCACCAGTTCAGGGGGGTTCATCACCAAGTGGGGCTCTCCGGGTTCCAGTGACGGCCAGTTCAGGGGCGCAACGGGCGTGGCGGTTGATGCCTCCGGCAATGTCTATGTTGCCGACTATTTGAATAATCGCATCCAGAAGTTCACCAGTTCAGGGGGGTTCATCACCAAGCGGGGTTCTTATGGCAGCAGGGAGGGCGAGCTCAACCACCCAATGGGCTTGGCGGTTGATGCCTCAGGCAATGTCTATGTTGCCGATAGGGAGAATCATCGCATACAGAAGTTCACCAGTTCAGGGGAGTTCATCGCCAAGTGGGGTTCTATGGGTGAGGGTGACGGCGAGTTCAACCATCCAATGGGCGTTGCGGTTGATGCCTCCGGCAATGTCTATGTTGCCGATAGCTGCAATAATCGCATCCAGAAGTTCACCAGTTCAGGGGGGTTCATCGCCATCTGGGGCTCCACGGGTTTTGATTACGCCCAGTTCCTGAATCCACGGGGCGTGGCGATTGATGCCTCCGGCAATGTCTATGTTGCCGATTGGGAAAATAGGCGCGTCCAGGAGTTCACCAGTTCAGGGGTGTTCATCACCCAGTGGGGCACCCCGTTCACTATTAGCGAACTCTATAGCCTAGGTCTAATCCAGTAA
- a CDS encoding NHL repeat-containing protein produces the protein MSPAPTPTSAPGPITVPKAVAIPVSVVWARQFGTPDEDRAQGVALDSARNIYIAGDTLGSLPGQTSAGSWDTFVRKYDPNGKEIWTRQFGTPDEDRAQGVALDSAGNFYIVGETGGSLPGQASAGKSDAFVRKYDPNGKEIWTRQFGTSDVDTAAGVAVDSAGNIYIVGETGGSLPGQASAGKSDAFVRKYDPNGKEIWTRQFGTSDVDTAAGVAVDSTGNFYIVGDTLGSLPGQTSAGSYDAFVRKYDPNGKEIWTRQFGTPLPDVDTATGVAVDSTGNVYIAGTVYGSLPRQAALGMWDAFVRKYDPDGKEIWTRQFGSSVTDNARGVALDSAGNIYIAGDTNGTLRGQASAGKTDAILLLAGTSPAPSVPLDPSDTTAPVVTWVGYFGREWETASIAWKTNEPTIGRVEYCIWNGPTPEYEMITDWTEEPDTTGAVTLTELEWWVTYQYRVRVKDAGGNEAVSENKSFYTYIHGFVNP, from the coding sequence GTGTCACCTGCGCCAACCCCCACTTCTGCACCCGGACCAATCACAGTTCCTAAAGCTGTCGCAATCCCCGTAAGCGTCGTCTGGGCCCGCCAGTTCGGCACACCGGATGAAGACCGCGCCCAGGGCGTGGCGCTGGACAGCGCACGGAACATCTACATCGCGGGCGATACCCTTGGTAGCCTGCCAGGCCAGACCTCAGCGGGGAGCTGGGATACCTTCGTGCGCAAGTATGACCCCAATGGCAAGGAGATATGGACCCGCCAGTTCGGCACACCGGATGAAGACCGCGCCCAGGGCGTGGCGCTGGACAGCGCAGGGAACTTCTACATTGTGGGCGAGACAGGTGGGAGCCTGCCGGGGCAGGCATCGGCAGGCAAGTCGGACGCCTTTGTGCGCAAGTATGACCCCAATGGCAAGGAGATATGGACCCGCCAGTTCGGCACATCCGATGTAGACACGGCCGCGGGTGTGGCGGTGGACAGCGCAGGGAACATCTACATCGTGGGCGAGACAGGTGGGAGCCTGCCGGGGCAGGCATCGGCAGGCAAGTCGGACGCCTTCGTGCGCAAGTATGACCCCAATGGCAAGGAGATATGGACCCGCCAGTTCGGCACATCCGATGTGGACACGGCCGCGGGTGTGGCGGTGGACAGCACAGGGAACTTCTACATTGTGGGCGATACCCTTGGTAGCCTGCCAGGCCAGACCTCAGCGGGCAGCTACGACGCCTTCGTGCGCAAGTATGACCCCAATGGCAAGGAGATATGGACCCGCCAGTTCGGCACACCGCTCCCCGATGTAGACACGGCCACGGGTGTAGCGGTGGACAGCACAGGGAACGTCTACATCGCGGGCACTGTGTATGGGAGCCTGCCCCGGCAGGCCGCGTTGGGCATGTGGGATGCCTTTGTGCGCAAGTATGACCCTGATGGCAAGGAGATATGGACCCGCCAGTTCGGCAGCTCGGTCACGGATAATGCCCGGGGCGTGGCGCTGGACAGCGCAGGGAACATCTACATCGCGGGCGATACAAATGGGACCCTGCGGGGGCAGGCCTCGGCGGGGAAAACGGACGCTATTCTGCTTCTGGCAGGAACGAGTCCTGCTCCGAGTGTGCCTCTGGATCCTTCGGACACAACAGCGCCTGTGGTTACCTGGGTCGGGTATTTCGGACGCGAATGGGAAACTGCAAGCATTGCTTGGAAGACCAACGAGCCAACTATCGGCCGAGTAGAATATTGCATATGGAATGGCCCGACCCCCGAATATGAGATGATTACTGATTGGACTGAGGAGCCAGATACCACCGGCGCTGTTACCCTGACAGAGCTTGAATGGTGGGTCACGTATCAGTACAGAGTGAGGGTGAAAGACGCTGGAGGAAACGAAGCAGTATCCGAAAATAAGAGTTTCTACACTTACATCCACGGATTCGTGAACCCCTAG